From the Burkholderia mayonis genome, one window contains:
- a CDS encoding GDCCVxC domain-containing (seleno)protein — protein sequence MNEIVRESVLTCPHCGFAREETMPEDVCLFHYACTACGALLRPRPGDCCVFCSYGSVRCPSRQRTSESDDSACS from the coding sequence ATGAACGAGATCGTGCGGGAATCCGTGCTGACCTGTCCGCACTGCGGTTTCGCGCGGGAGGAAACGATGCCGGAGGATGTCTGCCTGTTCCATTACGCATGCACTGCTTGCGGAGCGCTGCTGCGTCCGCGTCCGGGCGATTGCTGCGTGTTTTGCTCGTACGGTTCGGTGCGTTGTCCGTCCAGGCAGCGGACATCGGAGTCCGACGATTCGGCCTGTTCTTGA
- a CDS encoding fumarylacetoacetate hydrolase family protein — translation MTDYVFAPPAVPSVEIAGSAARFPVRRVFCVGRNYADHAREMGADPNREPPFFFSKPADAIVPASGTVPYPTLTSDLHHEIELVIAIGRGGRAIAADSALDHVWGYGVGVDLTRRDLQAEAKKAGRPWDWAKGFDASGPLTALHPAASIGHPQRGRIWLAVNGDARQQGDLADMIWPIADIVSYASRAVELRAGDLIFTGTPAGVAALQPGDRVTGGVDGVASFEFVVGEKPAA, via the coding sequence ATGACCGATTACGTTTTCGCGCCGCCTGCCGTTCCGTCCGTCGAGATTGCCGGCTCCGCCGCGCGCTTTCCGGTGCGCCGCGTGTTCTGCGTCGGCCGCAACTACGCGGACCACGCGCGCGAGATGGGCGCCGATCCGAACCGCGAGCCGCCGTTCTTCTTCTCGAAGCCCGCCGACGCGATCGTGCCCGCGAGCGGCACGGTGCCGTATCCGACGCTCACGTCCGATCTGCATCACGAGATCGAGCTCGTGATCGCGATCGGCCGCGGCGGCCGCGCGATCGCCGCCGATTCGGCGCTCGACCACGTGTGGGGCTACGGCGTCGGCGTCGACCTGACGCGACGCGATCTGCAGGCTGAAGCGAAGAAAGCGGGCCGGCCGTGGGATTGGGCGAAGGGCTTCGACGCGTCGGGTCCGCTGACGGCGCTGCATCCGGCCGCATCGATCGGCCATCCGCAGCGCGGGCGGATCTGGCTCGCGGTGAACGGCGACGCGCGCCAGCAAGGCGACCTTGCCGACATGATCTGGCCCATCGCCGACATCGTCAGCTACGCGTCGCGCGCGGTCGAGCTGCGCGCCGGCGACCTGATCTTCACCGGCACGCCGGCGGGCGTCGCCGCGCTGCAGCCGGGCGACCGCGTGACGGGCGGCGTCGACGGCGTCGCGTCGTTCGAATTCGTCGTCGGGGAGAAGCCGGCCGCGTGA
- a CDS encoding DoxX family protein: MTRPIRTGGIWRAECKAGLLRVAQRLERVPYWLLAIPLRLAVATIFWNSAMTKLANWDTALALFRDEYRLPLLPPELAAYAAVSIELSTPVLLVLGLATRPVAVALLGMTSVIEIFVYPQAWPTHIQWAAMLLVLLCRGAGTLSVDHWLWRRWLRPDVSATVGGA, encoded by the coding sequence ATGACTCGCCCGATTCGAACCGGCGGCATCTGGCGCGCCGAGTGCAAGGCGGGGCTGTTGCGCGTCGCGCAGCGGCTCGAACGCGTGCCTTACTGGCTGCTCGCGATTCCGCTGCGGCTGGCGGTGGCGACGATCTTCTGGAATTCGGCGATGACGAAGCTCGCGAACTGGGACACGGCGCTCGCGTTGTTCCGCGACGAGTACCGGCTGCCGTTGCTGCCGCCCGAGCTGGCCGCGTACGCGGCCGTGTCGATCGAGCTCAGCACGCCCGTGCTGCTCGTGCTCGGCCTGGCCACGCGGCCTGTGGCGGTGGCGCTGCTCGGCATGACCTCCGTCATCGAGATATTCGTGTATCCGCAGGCGTGGCCGACGCACATCCAGTGGGCGGCGATGCTGCTCGTGCTGCTGTGTCGCGGCGCGGGCACGCTGTCGGTCGATCATTGGTTGTGGCGGCGCTGGCTGCGCCCGGACGTGTCGGCGACGGTTGGCGGGGCGTAG
- a CDS encoding helix-turn-helix transcriptional regulator, with protein MPERSDRLDFYIRDEATRRAITEPHRHAYFQIQFNLGGDTEQQIGGVTRPFPRGALAFVLPHREHLIPHPPGAHFVVINFSLAFLRADLDLDVDPLDLEDVSAQRAPELAPFRFQEHLDFILTGAAFDDARRLAQRMLETDRARTFGSAPLLRGYLLQLIGLVCTQYAGPLTKLAQNGAHRTGRRDAFARVLRHVRANLTNDALTLAGTARAAFLSPNYLAHLIRKETGSTFTDLVTERRIALAQSLLTHTTRRIADVAHAVGFRDEGYFSRRFRACVGVSPKDYRDANGAPDAAVARAAEDAKDAAGAKGAIRAAAKPRA; from the coding sequence ATGCCCGAGCGCAGCGACCGCCTCGACTTCTACATCCGCGACGAGGCCACCCGCCGGGCGATCACCGAGCCGCACCGGCACGCGTATTTCCAGATCCAGTTCAACCTCGGCGGCGACACCGAGCAGCAAATCGGCGGCGTCACGCGCCCGTTTCCACGCGGCGCGCTTGCGTTCGTGCTGCCGCACCGCGAGCATCTGATTCCGCACCCGCCGGGCGCGCACTTCGTCGTGATCAACTTTTCGCTGGCGTTCCTGCGGGCCGACCTCGACCTCGACGTCGATCCGCTCGATCTCGAAGATGTGTCCGCGCAGCGCGCGCCCGAGCTCGCGCCGTTCCGTTTCCAGGAGCACCTCGATTTCATTCTGACGGGCGCGGCGTTCGACGACGCGCGCCGCCTCGCGCAGCGGATGCTCGAAACCGACCGCGCGCGCACGTTCGGCTCGGCGCCGCTGTTGCGCGGCTACCTGCTGCAGCTGATCGGACTCGTCTGCACGCAGTATGCGGGGCCGCTCACGAAGCTCGCGCAGAACGGCGCGCACCGCACGGGCCGCCGCGACGCGTTTGCGCGCGTGCTGCGTCACGTGCGCGCAAACCTGACGAACGACGCACTGACGCTCGCGGGCACCGCGCGCGCGGCGTTCCTGTCGCCGAACTACCTCGCGCATCTGATCCGCAAGGAAACCGGCAGCACGTTCACCGATCTCGTCACCGAGCGTCGGATCGCACTCGCGCAGTCGCTGCTCACGCACACGACGCGGCGGATCGCCGACGTCGCGCACGCGGTCGGCTTTCGCGACGAAGGGTATTTCTCGCGGCGCTTTCGCGCGTGCGTCGGCGTATCGCCGAAGGACTACCGCGACGCGAACGGCGCACCCGACGCCGCCGTCGCGCGAGCCGCCGAGGATGCGAAGGACGCCGCCGGTGCAAAAGGCGCGATCCGGGCGGCCGCGAAGCCGCGCGCGTAG